One genomic region from Granulimonas faecalis encodes:
- a CDS encoding metallophosphoesterase: MAFIYAMSDMHGDMEAFDRALSVVDLDDPANRLVLCGDYMAPPDTDTAMIRLIMGIQGEHPGQVIALMGNHELAYLEDHRAVASADDPVVAWLRGLPYYWETDTQIFVHAGVDEEAQDLWRYGSEDAYFCEKFPWSTGAFLKDVIAGHVGTATIADDPWFHDVYWDGQSHYYLDGSVHVSHRIPVLKYDTVARRYTCFRFGADGSVEEHEPML, translated from the coding sequence GTGGCTTTCATCTATGCGATGAGCGACATGCATGGCGACATGGAGGCGTTCGACCGGGCCCTGTCGGTCGTGGACCTGGACGACCCCGCCAACCGGCTGGTCCTGTGCGGCGACTACATGGCGCCGCCGGACACCGACACTGCCATGATCCGGCTCATCATGGGGATCCAGGGCGAGCATCCCGGCCAGGTGATCGCGCTCATGGGCAACCACGAGCTCGCGTACCTCGAGGACCACAGGGCCGTGGCGTCTGCGGACGACCCCGTGGTCGCGTGGCTGCGCGGGCTCCCGTATTACTGGGAGACCGACACGCAGATATTCGTCCATGCCGGGGTGGACGAGGAGGCGCAGGACCTGTGGAGGTACGGGTCCGAGGACGCCTACTTTTGCGAGAAGTTCCCCTGGAGCACCGGCGCGTTTTTGAAGGACGTGATCGCCGGGCACGTGGGCACCGCCACCATCGCGGACGACCCGTGGTTCCACGACGTCTACTGGGATGGCCAGAGCCATTACTATCTTGATGGATCCGTGCACGTGAGCCATCGGATCCCGGTGCTCAAGTACGACACGGTCGCCCGGAGGTACACCTGCTTCCGCTTTGGTGCCGACGGGTCCGTCGAGGAGCATGAGCCCATGCTGTGA
- a CDS encoding helix-turn-helix domain-containing protein encodes MAATALGKYLRRLRIDNDELLKTMADKLGIASSTLSSIETGRRNPPKEFAGRLAATYNLDPDELSALQDALDRSRDEVSLRIKELPGQDQQLAVAFARKFACLSEEQKKRLRGILEED; translated from the coding sequence ATGGCAGCGACAGCGTTGGGAAAGTACCTTCGAAGGCTAAGGATTGACAATGACGAGCTTCTGAAAACCATGGCTGACAAGCTGGGAATTGCATCATCTACACTTTCCTCAATTGAAACGGGGCGGCGCAACCCCCCAAAGGAATTTGCAGGCCGTTTGGCAGCCACCTATAACCTTGATCCAGATGAACTTTCAGCGCTTCAAGACGCCCTGGATCGATCACGCGATGAGGTTTCTTTACGCATTAAAGAGCTTCCTGGCCAAGACCAGCAGCTCGCTGTGGCTTTTGCACGCAAATTCGCCTGTTTAAGCGAGGAGCAGAAAAAACGGCTCAGAGGAATCCTTGAGGAGGACTAA
- a CDS encoding ABC transporter ATP-binding protein encodes MDGLLEIDSLTVSYGPNRALASVSLELGAGESLAVVGESGSGKSTLLRSIARLLPCQARIESGAIEFRGTDLVTAPGRVLRSLRGSQIAYVFQNGRESLDPLFTVGRQLDEVLRAHGKEVPPSWGEALLRRMGIEDPGRVLAAFPRELSGGQCQRVAVALSVACGPSLLLADEPTGGLDEEARDKVGGLLGDLNAREGVALVTVTHDIGFAAQVARRIAVMRDGRIVEEGPTERVMARPSQPYTRELIDAVPRTGRTFRRVGDGA; translated from the coding sequence ATGGACGGACTGCTCGAGATAGACTCCCTCACCGTGAGCTACGGCCCCAACCGGGCCCTGGCCTCGGTGAGCCTTGAGCTGGGTGCCGGGGAGAGCCTCGCCGTCGTGGGCGAGAGCGGGTCGGGCAAGAGCACGCTGCTGCGCTCCATCGCACGGCTGCTGCCGTGCCAGGCCCGTATCGAGTCGGGCGCCATCGAGTTCCGCGGCACCGACCTCGTCACGGCGCCGGGCAGGGTGCTGCGGTCCCTGCGAGGGTCGCAGATAGCCTACGTCTTCCAAAACGGGCGGGAGTCCCTGGACCCGCTGTTCACCGTCGGGCGGCAGCTCGACGAGGTGCTCCGGGCCCACGGCAAGGAGGTGCCGCCCTCCTGGGGGGAGGCCCTCCTCCGGAGGATGGGCATAGAGGACCCCGGGCGGGTCCTGGCGGCGTTTCCCCGGGAGCTATCCGGCGGCCAGTGCCAGCGGGTGGCCGTGGCGCTCTCCGTGGCGTGCGGCCCCAGCCTGCTGCTGGCCGACGAGCCCACCGGCGGCCTGGACGAGGAGGCCCGGGACAAGGTGGGCGGGCTGCTCGGGGACCTCAACGCGAGGGAGGGCGTGGCCCTCGTCACGGTGACCCACGACATCGGGTTCGCCGCGCAGGTGGCCCGGCGGATCGCCGTGATGAGGGACGGGAGGATCGTGGAGGAGGGCCCCACCGAGCGGGTGATGGCGAGGCCGTCGCAGCCCTATACCCGGGAGCTCATCGACGCCGTGCCGAGGACGGGAAGGACGTTCAGGAGGGTCGGCGATGGGGCCTGA
- the radC gene encoding RadC family protein encodes MTTMMPREKLVKFGPAHLTDEELLRILIGSGNKQVSAHDIARQVLKLLKEKGSSVTYGELSSIKGMGAAKTSEVVALFELGRRYLMPAESPVISCTDDAVAQLGAIRNKKQEHFVLLTLDGANRLISNTTIFQGTLNQSLVHPREIFAKALEDRAASIIVAHNHPSGTAQPSAEDLETTAKLKEAGELLGIKVLEHIIVTKFDHLSI; translated from the coding sequence ATGACCACCATGATGCCGAGAGAGAAGCTCGTTAAGTTCGGACCTGCGCATCTTACAGACGAGGAGCTGCTGCGCATCCTCATCGGAAGTGGAAACAAGCAAGTATCTGCTCACGACATTGCAAGGCAGGTGCTCAAGCTTCTCAAAGAAAAAGGAAGCTCCGTTACCTACGGAGAGCTTTCCTCCATAAAGGGCATGGGTGCAGCCAAAACAAGCGAGGTCGTCGCGTTGTTCGAGCTCGGTCGGCGATATCTTATGCCCGCAGAGAGCCCCGTCATCTCTTGCACCGACGACGCTGTAGCCCAACTCGGCGCCATTCGCAACAAGAAGCAGGAGCACTTCGTGCTGCTCACTTTGGACGGAGCGAACCGACTCATCAGCAACACGACCATCTTCCAAGGCACTCTTAATCAGAGCCTAGTGCACCCTCGAGAGATCTTTGCAAAGGCCCTCGAAGACAGAGCCGCAAGCATTATCGTCGCTCACAACCACCCGAGCGGGACGGCGCAACCCTCAGCCGAGGACCTAGAGACCACCGCTAAGCTCAAGGAAGCCGGTGAACTCCTGGGGATCAAGGTGCTTGAACACATCATCGTGACCAAATTCGACCACCTGAGCATCTAA
- a CDS encoding ABC transporter permease, with protein MSKKSRATDGAAPVLARLAGALVVVFLVTLVAFLLSYLSPTDAAVRSFAEAGVSPTESQLAEKRAELGLDRPFAEQYAGWVAGVFRGDLGTSLRSGEPVAEVLLDALPYTLALALSSIVLTLLVSVPLALACAYWQGGPLDRAVQAATYLFCSMPSFFVALLLLYVFSVRLRTLDVLSTRDLAGILLPTVATALPLSAWLTRQLRTVAIGQLSSAYVDGLRARGVPEPCIVLVHVLKNSLVPLLTLAGTAFGMLLGGSAIVEGIFGWPGLGFESIKAVGHRDYPFIGAYALVAAVVYLLVNAAVDGACRLIDPSVEGEAGDD; from the coding sequence GTGTCCAAGAAGTCCCGGGCCACCGATGGCGCCGCCCCGGTCCTGGCCCGCCTGGCCGGGGCCCTGGTCGTCGTGTTCCTGGTCACCCTGGTCGCCTTCCTGCTCTCGTACCTCTCCCCCACCGACGCCGCGGTGAGGTCGTTCGCTGAGGCGGGCGTCTCCCCCACGGAGTCGCAGCTCGCCGAGAAGCGCGCGGAGCTGGGCCTCGACAGGCCCTTTGCCGAGCAGTACGCCGGCTGGGTGGCGGGCGTCTTCCGCGGCGACCTCGGGACGTCCCTCAGAAGCGGCGAGCCGGTGGCCGAGGTGCTGCTCGACGCGCTGCCCTACACCCTCGCCCTGGCCCTCTCGTCCATCGTGCTGACGCTCCTCGTCTCCGTGCCCCTCGCCCTGGCCTGCGCCTACTGGCAGGGAGGGCCCCTGGACAGGGCCGTACAGGCGGCCACCTACCTCTTCTGCTCCATGCCCTCGTTCTTTGTGGCGCTCCTGCTGCTCTACGTGTTCTCCGTGCGCCTCAGGACGCTCGACGTCCTCTCGACCAGGGACCTGGCGGGCATCCTCCTGCCCACCGTCGCGACGGCGCTCCCGCTGTCGGCATGGCTCACGCGTCAGCTGCGGACGGTCGCCATAGGGCAGCTCTCGTCGGCCTATGTGGACGGCCTCCGGGCGCGGGGCGTCCCGGAACCGTGCATCGTCCTTGTCCACGTGCTCAAGAACAGCCTGGTGCCGCTCCTCACCCTCGCCGGCACGGCTTTCGGGATGCTGCTGGGGGGCTCGGCGATCGTGGAGGGCATCTTCGGCTGGCCCGGTCTCGGGTTCGAGTCCATCAAGGCCGTGGGTCACCGGGACTACCCCTTCATAGGCGCCTACGCGCTCGTGGCAGCCGTCGTGTACCTGCTCGTCAACGCCGCCGTCGACGGCGCCTGCCGGCTCATCGACCCCTCCGTCGAGGGGGAGGCGGGGGATGACTAG
- a CDS encoding ABC transporter ATP-binding protein, producing the protein MGPEGGGDALLRLEGVSKRYRRSGLLALDDVSIWVGAGERVGLMGPSGSGKSTLACIAAGLLSPNAGHVRFDGVERSGGGRLPRGRSAAVRRAWLGMQMVFQDPEASFIPTMRLGDAVFEGARYLPRFKGADKDRLVREALEAVELPGSYAERFPYELSGGECQRAAIARAVIGRPKLLLCDEATSALDVTVQAKVMALLGRVHRELGTAFLFIGHNPALVGGFCDRIYRIGGGRITEELEACERP; encoded by the coding sequence ATGGGGCCTGAGGGCGGCGGGGACGCCCTTCTCCGCCTGGAGGGCGTGTCCAAGAGGTACCGGCGGTCCGGGCTGCTCGCCCTGGACGATGTGTCGATATGGGTGGGGGCCGGGGAGCGCGTGGGGCTCATGGGCCCCAGTGGCAGCGGAAAGAGCACGCTCGCGTGCATCGCGGCGGGGCTCCTCTCCCCCAACGCGGGCCATGTGCGGTTTGACGGCGTGGAGCGCTCCGGGGGCGGCCGCTTGCCGAGGGGCCGGTCGGCCGCGGTGAGGCGGGCCTGGCTGGGGATGCAGATGGTCTTTCAGGACCCGGAGGCGTCGTTTATCCCGACCATGCGCCTGGGCGACGCCGTCTTCGAGGGGGCCCGCTACCTGCCGCGGTTCAAGGGGGCCGACAAGGACCGCTTGGTGAGGGAGGCGCTTGAGGCCGTGGAGCTGCCCGGGTCCTACGCGGAGAGGTTTCCGTACGAGCTCTCCGGCGGGGAATGCCAGCGGGCGGCGATCGCGCGGGCCGTCATCGGCAGGCCCAAGCTCCTCCTGTGCGACGAGGCCACGAGCGCCTTGGACGTCACCGTCCAGGCCAAGGTCATGGCGCTGCTTGGGAGGGTCCACCGGGAGCTGGGCACGGCGTTTCTCTTCATCGGCCACAACCCGGCCCTGGTGGGCGGGTTCTGCGACCGCATCTACCGGATAGGGGGCGGCCGCATCACGGAGGAGCTGGAGGCCTGCGAGCGGCCGTAG
- a CDS encoding DUF4417 domain-containing protein → MYGNLAPYDVFNASLLTGADYEGPLELPVIMPSRLIPESLTPFTRARAQKTGLENSCIHFFEHDVKFRCVWRNPMRYLPLFRRCRAVIGPDFSMYRNMPAGMQQWSCFKSRTISYWLQHEGVEVIPNVRVSDERSLDWVFDGLPRNSVIAMSTVGCCKHRDDRRYIRLAVEKTVDVLRPSTIIVYGAAPDGLFIAAHKAGVPIKHFDSQFALSHKRGQEVRNGDR, encoded by the coding sequence TTGTACGGCAATCTTGCCCCATACGACGTGTTCAACGCATCCCTTTTGACCGGCGCAGACTACGAAGGCCCTCTCGAGCTCCCCGTTATAATGCCTAGCCGGCTCATCCCCGAAAGCCTCACCCCCTTCACTCGTGCGCGAGCTCAAAAGACCGGTCTCGAAAACTCCTGTATCCACTTTTTTGAGCATGACGTGAAGTTCCGGTGCGTATGGAGGAACCCAATGCGCTACCTCCCCCTCTTCCGCCGCTGCCGGGCGGTGATTGGGCCTGACTTTAGTATGTACAGAAATATGCCGGCAGGAATGCAGCAATGGAGCTGCTTCAAATCAAGAACCATATCTTACTGGCTGCAGCATGAGGGCGTCGAGGTGATACCGAACGTACGAGTATCGGACGAGCGCAGCCTTGACTGGGTGTTTGACGGCCTCCCCCGCAATTCCGTAATCGCCATGTCAACTGTCGGCTGCTGCAAACACCGCGACGACAGAAGGTACATCAGACTTGCGGTCGAGAAAACAGTCGACGTGCTTCGTCCGTCCACCATCATTGTGTACGGCGCCGCTCCAGACGGGCTATTCATCGCAGCTCATAAAGCGGGAGTTCCGATTAAACACTTCGATAGCCAGTTTGCTCTCTCTCACAAGCGCGGGCAGGAGGTGCGCAATGGGGACCGGTAG
- a CDS encoding ABC transporter substrate-binding protein: protein MTRPVTTARPAMAALILLLGALLLAGCSGGGQTAPRASGEKTLHAGSTTHFSAETMDPASEWDSWYLIYYGIVETLFRVGDDLTPEPWLAAGAERVDDRTWKVTLNDGIEFSNGEAVDAAAVKAAWERTLERNPRGMETLPCEGLAAEGNTLTIRTREAVPSLENALCDPLLCVYYVGDDVDYARETPGTGPYMMREFEAESHIVMGPNEHYWRGTPKLSEVRLTCFSDDNAITMAMQNGEIDAVAMPSASTLATLARDGDGDYRVSRKTTSRADFICMNMTHPVIQNAAVRTAVAYCIDRDGYADVVCQGNATPSWGVYSRTLPFGGTEGLRVTVDRCDVAAAARVLEEAGITDTDGDGVRELDGAPVELDLYTCTSYERFVQIADDLQSRLAQAGIRLRIVPTDYFLEDKGTWAEDDPDMTLDSSAMAPTGDPAYFARTHFVTGASANYGGYSNGEVDALVARLDETFDEDERNGIARRIAQVVLNDNPCVFFSNPDATVLSTSAVSGLDVAPSEYYFVTVDTDVA, encoded by the coding sequence ATGACCCGACCCGTCACGACGGCGCGGCCCGCGATGGCCGCACTCATCCTATTGCTCGGCGCCCTCCTGCTCGCGGGGTGCTCCGGCGGCGGGCAGACCGCCCCCCGTGCCTCCGGCGAGAAGACCCTCCATGCCGGCTCCACCACCCACTTCTCCGCCGAGACCATGGACCCCGCCTCCGAGTGGGACAGCTGGTACCTCATCTACTACGGCATCGTGGAGACCCTCTTCAGGGTGGGCGACGACCTCACCCCGGAGCCCTGGCTGGCCGCGGGGGCCGAGCGGGTGGACGACCGCACCTGGAAGGTGACCCTCAACGACGGCATCGAGTTCTCCAACGGCGAGGCCGTGGACGCCGCCGCCGTGAAGGCCGCCTGGGAGCGCACCTTGGAGAGGAACCCGCGCGGGATGGAGACCCTGCCCTGCGAGGGGCTCGCGGCGGAGGGCAACACCCTCACCATCAGGACCAGGGAGGCCGTGCCCTCCCTGGAGAACGCCCTGTGCGACCCGCTCCTGTGCGTGTACTACGTGGGCGACGACGTCGACTACGCAAGGGAGACCCCGGGCACGGGCCCCTACATGATGCGGGAGTTCGAGGCCGAGAGCCACATCGTCATGGGCCCCAACGAGCACTACTGGCGGGGCACCCCCAAGCTCTCAGAGGTGCGGCTCACGTGCTTCTCCGACGACAACGCCATCACCATGGCCATGCAGAACGGAGAGATCGACGCCGTGGCGATGCCCTCCGCCTCCACCCTGGCCACCCTCGCCCGGGACGGCGACGGCGACTACCGGGTCTCCCGGAAAACGACCTCCCGCGCCGACTTCATCTGCATGAACATGACCCACCCCGTCATCCAGAACGCGGCGGTGCGCACGGCCGTCGCATACTGCATAGACCGGGACGGCTACGCGGACGTCGTCTGCCAGGGCAACGCCACCCCGAGCTGGGGCGTCTACAGCCGGACCCTGCCCTTCGGGGGCACCGAGGGCCTCCGGGTGACCGTGGACCGCTGCGACGTGGCGGCGGCCGCCCGGGTCCTCGAGGAGGCCGGGATAACCGACACCGACGGCGACGGCGTCCGCGAGCTCGACGGCGCCCCGGTGGAGCTCGACCTCTACACCTGCACCAGCTACGAGCGCTTCGTCCAGATCGCCGACGACCTCCAGTCCAGGCTCGCCCAGGCCGGCATACGGCTCCGGATCGTCCCCACCGACTACTTCCTGGAGGACAAGGGGACCTGGGCCGAGGACGACCCCGACATGACCCTCGACAGCTCCGCCATGGCCCCCACCGGCGACCCGGCCTACTTCGCGAGGACCCACTTCGTCACCGGCGCCTCGGCCAACTACGGCGGCTACTCCAACGGGGAGGTGGACGCCCTCGTCGCGCGGCTGGACGAGACCTTCGACGAGGACGAGCGCAACGGGATCGCGCGCCGGATCGCCCAGGTGGTGTTGAACGACAACCCCTGCGTCTTCTTCTCCAACCCCGACGCGACGGTGCTGAGCACCTCGGCCGTGTCCGGTCTCGACGTGGCGCCCTCGGAGTACTATTTCGTGACGGTCGACACCGACGTCGCCTGA
- a CDS encoding ImmA/IrrE family metallo-endopeptidase, translating into MDTHDYGVEVPPKSRMDLTKDAHAVHRLVGYKGDKPFPIVDFFEFVLPLLYDDFDSEIVSTSDLGDKFGETYPDRHLIRLREEVYDGAVDGDPFSRMTIAHEVGHLLEHEGVPRALARNAASKSIPAYKSSEWQANAFAGALLMPASKILDLTPDEVSESFQVTKTAARTQCAAIAKGEKWCRALRL; encoded by the coding sequence ATGGATACCCATGACTACGGAGTTGAGGTGCCGCCGAAAAGTCGAATGGACCTCACGAAGGATGCGCATGCTGTTCACAGACTGGTCGGATACAAAGGCGACAAGCCCTTTCCAATAGTCGATTTTTTTGAGTTCGTTCTTCCCTTACTGTATGACGATTTCGATTCGGAAATAGTCTCCACCAGTGATTTAGGCGATAAATTCGGAGAAACATATCCCGACAGGCACCTTATTCGCCTCCGAGAGGAAGTGTATGACGGAGCAGTGGATGGCGACCCCTTCTCGCGCATGACAATTGCACACGAGGTTGGGCACCTTCTGGAGCACGAAGGAGTACCGCGGGCTCTCGCACGAAATGCAGCGAGCAAGAGCATCCCTGCATACAAAAGCTCTGAATGGCAGGCAAACGCCTTTGCAGGGGCGCTTCTGATGCCCGCCAGTAAAATACTCGATCTCACTCCAGATGAGGTTAGCGAGTCCTTTCAAGTCACAAAAACTGCAGCTCGGACTCAATGCGCCGCAATAGCGAAGGGAGAAAAGTGGTGCAGAGCGCTAAGGCTATAA
- a CDS encoding restriction endonuclease subunit S has product MGRLAGLAGLKSGSPQSRIEETSDPNAPTYYFYGQEELEADLFGEDSSTHGARFIKTNDDVLTLQTGDLVFSLISGKATTVGRPHDGFLFTQNYVRITPPSTIDANYLAYLLNEDSSTRHQLLAGRQGSKLLKSTVRQLSELEISGLPSLEVQKTIGSLYRNQLKLESLKKQQAMLETKFVLARMKGAH; this is encoded by the coding sequence ATGGGACGACTGGCCGGCCTAGCGGGCCTAAAAAGCGGATCGCCGCAATCACGCATCGAGGAAACATCGGACCCCAACGCCCCGACCTACTACTTCTACGGCCAAGAAGAGCTTGAGGCGGACCTATTCGGCGAGGATTCATCCACTCATGGCGCACGGTTTATCAAGACCAATGACGACGTGCTTACCTTGCAGACGGGCGATCTGGTCTTCAGCCTCATCTCCGGGAAGGCGACGACGGTCGGGCGGCCCCACGACGGCTTCCTCTTCACCCAAAACTACGTGCGCATCACTCCGCCATCCACGATTGATGCAAATTACCTCGCCTACCTGCTTAACGAGGACAGCAGCACCAGACACCAGTTGCTCGCTGGACGGCAGGGATCAAAGCTCCTAAAGAGCACCGTTAGACAGTTGTCCGAGCTCGAGATCTCAGGTCTCCCCTCACTCGAAGTTCAGAAGACGATCGGATCGCTTTACAGAAACCAGCTCAAATTGGAGTCTCTGAAGAAACAGCAGGCAATGCTGGAAACGAAGTTTGTGCTAGCACGAATGAAGGGGGCACATTAG
- a CDS encoding ABC transporter permease, whose product MTRARGGRRLLFAAALTCSFVGFLLVAPAFLPASVNATDLGEALRAPGDGHLLGTDSLGRDVLMRTVAGGRESVLLGLVTVAVVAAVGVAVGLLGGYLGGPWGYVVDKVVTAFQAFPSFVLAVAVAGVLGPGVPNMVLAIAAVYWTQFARLSRAMAASFRQSDRLKAARMCGAPTGAIVVRYLLPQVAGPTITLAALSVSDVVLTMAGLSFIGLGPERPTNDWGAMMAEAQPTFQYAIWCMLVPMAALFLTVAIFNLLGDTLREALDAGSQTHGGARPSGPAGSARDTTR is encoded by the coding sequence ATGACTAGGGCGCGCGGCGGGCGAAGGCTCTTATTTGCAGCGGCCCTGACCTGCTCCTTCGTCGGGTTTCTCCTCGTCGCACCGGCCTTTCTCCCCGCCAGCGTGAACGCGACCGACCTGGGCGAGGCCCTCAGGGCGCCGGGCGACGGCCACCTGCTGGGGACCGACTCCCTGGGCAGGGACGTCCTCATGCGCACCGTCGCCGGTGGTCGGGAGTCGGTGCTCCTGGGGCTCGTCACCGTCGCCGTGGTGGCAGCGGTGGGCGTGGCGGTGGGCCTGCTCGGCGGCTATCTCGGGGGCCCGTGGGGCTACGTCGTGGACAAGGTGGTCACGGCCTTCCAGGCCTTCCCGAGCTTCGTCCTCGCGGTGGCCGTCGCGGGCGTCCTCGGCCCGGGGGTGCCCAACATGGTGCTGGCCATAGCCGCGGTGTACTGGACGCAGTTCGCCAGGCTCTCGCGGGCCATGGCCGCGTCGTTCAGGCAATCAGACCGCCTCAAGGCGGCGAGGATGTGCGGGGCGCCCACCGGGGCCATAGTCGTCCGCTACCTGCTGCCCCAGGTGGCAGGGCCCACGATCACCCTGGCGGCGCTCTCCGTGAGCGACGTGGTCCTCACCATGGCGGGCCTCTCATTCATCGGCCTTGGCCCCGAGCGCCCCACCAACGACTGGGGCGCCATGATGGCCGAGGCCCAGCCCACCTTCCAGTACGCCATCTGGTGCATGCTGGTGCCCATGGCGGCGCTCTTCCTGACCGTGGCGATCTTCAACCTCTTGGGCGACACGCTGCGCGAGGCACTCGACGCCGGATCGCAGACCCACGGCGGCGCCCGGCCCAGCGGGCCCGCGGGGAGCGCCCGAGACACGACCCGATGA